The following proteins are encoded in a genomic region of Elusimicrobiota bacterium:
- a CDS encoding saccharopine dehydrogenase NADP-binding domain-containing protein: protein MRFLILGSGFQGRACAYDMLRNPAVTEVALCDMSAANLASAKDFLAKVSGGRAKFKRLDAGDPAAVKKALKGYSALVSCVPYFLNLPLAKAAIAARVHYVDLGGNTDIVKKEIALHPLAVKAGVCVLPDNGLGPGMISTLAVHAMSMLDRADEVLIRDGGLPQKPVPPMNYMLTFSEHGLINEYVAPATALRDGKLVKLPGLSETEIIDLPAPLGRCEAAHAAGGLSTMAETYAGKVKTMDNKLIRYPGHIAVINAMAAMGFFDDAPMEVRKGVKVAPREIAAKLFRRHFHRPGDEDMVVINNIVRGVKDGRPAEIVHRLVDRGDKANGMTAMMRTTGWPASIVAQMAADGRGRIKPGAYPVELGVPAESFIDEARKRGFDLTWKFRWLDAPAAVAA from the coding sequence ATGAGATTCCTGATCCTCGGCTCCGGCTTCCAGGGGCGCGCCTGCGCCTACGACATGCTCCGCAACCCCGCGGTCACGGAGGTCGCGCTGTGCGACATGTCCGCGGCCAACCTCGCCTCGGCGAAGGATTTCCTCGCGAAAGTGTCCGGCGGCCGCGCCAAGTTCAAGCGCCTCGACGCCGGAGACCCGGCCGCGGTCAAGAAGGCGCTCAAGGGCTACAGCGCCCTCGTGTCCTGCGTCCCCTATTTCCTGAACCTTCCCCTCGCCAAGGCCGCGATCGCCGCGCGCGTCCATTACGTCGACCTCGGCGGCAACACCGACATAGTCAAGAAAGAGATCGCCCTGCACCCTCTCGCCGTGAAGGCGGGCGTCTGCGTCCTGCCCGACAACGGGCTGGGACCGGGCATGATCTCGACTCTCGCCGTTCACGCGATGTCGATGCTCGACCGCGCCGACGAGGTCCTCATTCGCGACGGCGGCCTGCCGCAGAAGCCCGTGCCGCCGATGAACTACATGCTGACGTTCTCGGAGCACGGCCTCATCAACGAGTACGTCGCCCCGGCCACGGCCCTGCGCGACGGCAAGCTCGTGAAGCTCCCCGGGCTCTCGGAGACCGAGATCATCGACCTGCCCGCCCCGCTCGGGCGCTGCGAGGCCGCGCACGCGGCCGGCGGCCTCTCCACCATGGCCGAGACCTACGCCGGCAAGGTCAAGACGATGGACAACAAGCTCATCCGCTATCCGGGCCATATCGCGGTGATCAACGCGATGGCCGCCATGGGCTTTTTCGATGATGCCCCGATGGAAGTGCGCAAGGGCGTCAAGGTCGCCCCGCGCGAGATCGCCGCCAAGCTCTTCCGCCGCCACTTCCACCGCCCGGGCGACGAGGACATGGTCGTCATCAACAACATCGTGCGCGGCGTGAAGGACGGGCGGCCCGCCGAGATCGTGCACCGCCTCGTGGACCGCGGCGACAAGGCCAACGGCATGACCGCGATGATGCGCACCACGGGCTGGCCCGCCTCGATCGTCGCGCAGATGGCCGCCGACGGGCGCGGGCGCATCAAGCCCGGCGCCTATCCCGTCGAGCTCGGCGTTCCCGCCGAGTCCTTCATCGACGAGGCCCGCAAGCGCGGCTTCGACCTGACCTGGAAGTTCCGCTGGCTCGACGCTCCCGCCGCCGTCGCCGCTTAA
- a CDS encoding phosphoribosylaminoimidazole carboxylase, with product MNEPSFEPPRKAFFQRASGAAILSVDWLCFGLEWQLGPLSTAVMSVAAFAVTYAVVWKVQTRLGGDDARRAHGKAFLGALAAGVPFPVTGTVVGGLILALSGLKLPGR from the coding sequence GTGAACGAACCGTCCTTCGAGCCTCCCCGGAAGGCGTTCTTCCAGCGCGCCAGCGGCGCGGCGATCCTGTCCGTGGACTGGCTCTGCTTCGGCCTCGAATGGCAGCTGGGTCCCCTGTCCACGGCGGTGATGAGCGTCGCGGCGTTCGCCGTGACCTACGCCGTCGTCTGGAAGGTCCAGACCCGCCTCGGGGGAGACGACGCGCGCCGCGCGCACGGCAAGGCCTTCCTCGGCGCGCTGGCGGCGGGCGTGCCCTTCCCGGTCACCGGCACCGTCGTCGGCGGGCTGATCCTCGCGCTGTCGGGGCTCAAGCTGCCGGGGCGCTAG
- a CDS encoding peptidylprolyl isomerase, producing the protein MPVAAANPALLSPEKATEKAPEKFKVKIVTTKGDMVIEVNRAWSPNGADRFYNLVKIGYYDDTAFFRIVNGFMAQIGIHGDPAVNAKWRPSTIADDPSAGQSNKPGYVTFAKTGMPNSRTTQFFFNFGDNAFLDGQGFTPFGKVVDGSPVLGALNLEYGEAPDQGAIQSQGNAYLKANFPRLDYIKTARIIP; encoded by the coding sequence ATGCCGGTCGCCGCCGCGAACCCCGCCTTGCTCTCGCCCGAGAAGGCGACCGAGAAGGCCCCGGAGAAGTTCAAGGTCAAGATCGTCACCACGAAGGGCGATATGGTCATCGAGGTCAACCGCGCCTGGTCGCCCAACGGGGCGGACCGGTTCTACAACCTCGTCAAGATCGGCTACTACGACGACACCGCCTTCTTCCGCATCGTCAACGGCTTCATGGCGCAGATCGGCATCCACGGCGACCCGGCGGTCAACGCGAAGTGGCGCCCCTCGACGATCGCGGACGACCCCTCCGCCGGGCAGTCCAACAAGCCCGGCTACGTGACGTTCGCCAAGACCGGGATGCCGAACAGCCGCACCACCCAGTTCTTCTTCAACTTCGGCGACAACGCCTTCCTCGACGGACAGGGCTTCACGCCGTTCGGCAAGGTCGTCGACGGCAGCCCCGTCCTGGGCGCGCTGAACCTCGAGTACGGCGAGGCCCCCGACCAGGGCGCCATCCAGAGCCAGGGCAACGCCTATCTCAAGGCGAACTTCCCCCGCCTCGACTACATCAAGACCGCCCGCATCATCCCCTAA
- a CDS encoding amino acid permease — MTRVTSQHDQDAKDLRKMGYAQELLRDMGGFSNFAISFSVISILTGATQLFGYGLQHGGPLQMSAGWLIVSFFTMTVALSMAELASAYPTAGALYHWSSFLGGRALGWFTACFNTMGQFAILAGIDWGLANFVIGLLGWTARPSTTVAVYAALLFSHALLNHLGIKVVAWLNDFSALYHIAVVFLILIVLGLKGFAQPVGFLFQFSATDGFKPSYSFIVGLLLAQWTLTGYDASAHVTEETHDPRRNAPWGIFIAVAVSIVFGFLMLAAITLSIPDLAQATAFGDNALIEVMKLRLGPAMGSLLVWLVCGAMWLCGLGAMTSASRMVFAFSRDGGLPGHALWAQVHKKYHTPVNAIWGLFACAMLIALSVKAYSAVLSIAVLSLYLSYGLPVAARLYARATGRGGEIGPWHLGRFSTAIAVVALLWIAFITVVFVLPPNEGAGKAMSGLLVVLLAIWFFWSRARFQGPKYHAD; from the coding sequence ATGACGAGAGTGACAAGCCAACACGACCAGGACGCGAAGGACCTCCGGAAGATGGGCTACGCGCAGGAGCTCCTGCGCGACATGGGCGGCTTCTCCAATTTCGCCATCAGCTTCTCGGTCATCTCGATCCTGACCGGGGCGACCCAGCTCTTCGGCTACGGCCTCCAGCACGGCGGCCCGCTGCAGATGAGCGCCGGCTGGCTGATCGTCTCCTTCTTCACGATGACGGTAGCCCTATCGATGGCCGAGCTAGCCTCGGCCTATCCGACCGCCGGCGCGCTGTACCACTGGTCGAGCTTCCTCGGCGGCCGCGCGCTGGGCTGGTTCACGGCCTGCTTCAACACGATGGGGCAGTTCGCGATCCTCGCGGGCATCGACTGGGGGCTGGCCAACTTCGTGATCGGCCTCCTGGGCTGGACCGCGCGGCCGTCGACGACCGTCGCGGTGTACGCGGCGCTCCTCTTCTCCCACGCCCTTCTCAATCACCTGGGCATCAAGGTCGTCGCCTGGCTCAACGATTTCTCGGCCTTGTATCACATCGCGGTCGTCTTCCTGATCCTGATCGTGCTCGGGCTCAAGGGTTTCGCGCAGCCCGTCGGCTTCCTCTTCCAGTTCAGCGCGACCGACGGCTTCAAGCCGTCCTACAGCTTCATCGTCGGCCTTCTGCTGGCGCAGTGGACCTTGACCGGCTACGACGCCTCGGCGCACGTGACCGAGGAGACGCACGACCCCCGGCGCAACGCCCCTTGGGGCATCTTCATCGCGGTCGCGGTCTCCATCGTCTTCGGCTTCCTGATGCTCGCCGCGATCACGCTCTCGATCCCGGACCTGGCCCAGGCGACGGCGTTCGGGGACAACGCGCTCATCGAGGTGATGAAGCTGCGGCTCGGTCCCGCGATGGGCTCCCTGCTCGTGTGGCTCGTCTGCGGCGCGATGTGGCTGTGCGGCCTGGGCGCCATGACCTCGGCCTCGCGCATGGTCTTCGCCTTCTCGCGCGACGGCGGCCTGCCGGGCCACGCGCTCTGGGCCCAGGTGCACAAGAAGTACCACACGCCGGTCAACGCGATCTGGGGACTGTTCGCCTGCGCGATGCTGATCGCCCTCTCGGTCAAGGCCTACAGCGCGGTGCTCTCGATCGCCGTGCTCTCGCTGTACCTCTCCTACGGCCTGCCCGTCGCGGCCCGCCTGTACGCGCGCGCGACGGGTCGCGGCGGGGAGATAGGCCCGTGGCACCTCGGCCGCTTCAGCACCGCGATCGCCGTCGTCGCTTTGCTCTGGATCGCCTTCATCACCGTCGTGTTCGTCCTACCCCCCAACGAGGGCGCCGGCAAGGCGATGTCCGGCCTGCTCGTCGTTCTTCTCGCCATCTGGTTCTTCTGGTCCCGGGCCCGCTTCCAGGGCCCAAAATACCACGCCGATTAG
- a CDS encoding aldehyde dehydrogenase family protein, with product MLINGKFVKAKNGGLRDIVDPASGELLAVVPEAGRADVKLAIEAARKAFDEGPWRKTSAQDRGKFLFKIGDLIRANAKSLAELEVRNMGKPLAEAEYDVADAANCFEFYGGLATKIHGETMSVPANSMSIVVREPVGVCGQIIPWNYPLLMSAWKIAPALAAGCTVILKPSEMTPLTALVLARLTVEAGLPPGVVNVVSGPGAGAGEELAESPLVDKLAFTGGTVTGRKIATAATGNLKKLTLELGGKNPNIVFADADFDSAVDGALFAAFANQGEVCSAGSRLLVEKSIHKKFVEAMVKKIHRVKLGHGLGAGVKMGPLVSAAHRDKVEGYIKVGLHEGAKLVCGGGRPKGAEFAKGNFVEPTIFDEVKPTMRIAREEIFGPVLSVIEFKDEAEAIRLANDTEYGLAAGVWTLNVNKGIRVLKELRAGITWLNTYHPTFNEMPWGGYKQSGHGRELGLYGIEAYLETKQININLDETPLGWY from the coding sequence ATGCTCATCAACGGCAAGTTCGTGAAGGCGAAGAACGGCGGCCTGCGCGACATCGTCGACCCCGCCAGCGGCGAGCTCCTCGCCGTCGTGCCCGAGGCCGGCCGCGCCGACGTCAAGCTCGCGATCGAGGCCGCGCGCAAGGCCTTCGACGAGGGCCCCTGGCGCAAGACCTCCGCGCAGGACCGCGGCAAGTTCCTGTTCAAGATCGGCGACCTGATCCGCGCCAACGCGAAGTCCCTGGCCGAGCTCGAGGTCCGCAACATGGGCAAGCCGCTCGCCGAGGCGGAGTACGACGTCGCCGACGCGGCCAACTGCTTCGAGTTCTACGGCGGCCTGGCGACCAAGATCCACGGCGAGACGATGTCGGTGCCCGCGAACTCGATGAGCATCGTCGTGCGGGAGCCGGTCGGCGTGTGCGGGCAGATCATCCCCTGGAACTACCCCCTCCTGATGTCCGCGTGGAAGATCGCCCCCGCGCTCGCCGCGGGCTGCACCGTGATCCTCAAGCCCTCGGAGATGACGCCGCTGACCGCGCTGGTCCTGGCGCGCCTGACCGTCGAGGCGGGCCTGCCCCCGGGCGTCGTCAACGTCGTCTCCGGCCCCGGCGCGGGCGCCGGCGAGGAATTGGCCGAGAGCCCCCTCGTCGACAAGCTCGCCTTCACCGGCGGCACCGTCACCGGCCGCAAGATCGCGACCGCGGCCACCGGCAACCTCAAGAAGCTCACGCTCGAGCTCGGCGGCAAGAACCCGAACATCGTGTTCGCCGACGCCGATTTCGACTCCGCCGTGGACGGCGCGCTGTTCGCCGCCTTCGCCAACCAGGGCGAGGTCTGCTCCGCCGGCTCGCGCCTGCTCGTCGAGAAGTCCATCCACAAGAAGTTCGTGGAGGCGATGGTCAAGAAGATCCACCGCGTCAAGCTCGGCCACGGCCTCGGCGCCGGGGTCAAGATGGGCCCACTCGTCTCCGCCGCCCACCGCGACAAGGTCGAGGGCTACATCAAGGTCGGCCTCCACGAGGGCGCCAAGCTCGTCTGCGGCGGCGGCCGCCCCAAGGGCGCGGAGTTCGCCAAGGGGAATTTCGTCGAGCCCACCATCTTCGACGAGGTCAAGCCGACCATGCGCATCGCCCGCGAGGAGATCTTCGGGCCGGTGCTGTCCGTCATCGAGTTCAAGGACGAGGCGGAGGCGATCCGGCTCGCCAACGACACCGAGTACGGCCTCGCCGCCGGCGTGTGGACGCTCAACGTCAACAAGGGCATCCGCGTGCTCAAGGAGCTGCGCGCCGGCATCACCTGGCTGAACACCTACCATCCGACGTTCAACGAGATGCCCTGGGGCGGGTATAAGCAAAGCGGCCACGGCCGCGAGCTCGGGCTTTACGGCATAGAGGCCTATCTCGAGACCAAGCAGATCAACATCAACCTCGACGAGACTCCTCTTGGCTGGTACTAA
- the gabT gene encoding 4-aminobutyrate--2-oxoglutarate transaminase, protein MARRRAAVARGPFHGTPVFVDHAHGALITDVDGNVLIDLAAGIGVVNSGHTPEALVEAIGDQAGKLIHGSFNVTPYEGYVALCEKLNGLAPGRFAKKSFLANSGAEAVENAIKIARAHTGRPSVIAFEHAFHGRTYMAMTLTAKEKPYKTGFAPFNGNVLRAPYPYPYHDVTAETAFKAFTDLVEKEKASNAAAVIIEPVLGEGGFIPAPKEFLANLSSFCAQNGIVLIADEIQCGFGRTGTLFASEQLDFAPDLILTAKGLGGGMPVSAVTGRAEIMDAPIEGGIGGTFGGNPVAVASALAVIGLMEDPAFLPRVQALGRSVLETLSSWKEEYPVVGDVRGLGPMLAFELVKNRSAKEPFADGAKALVKRCYERGVVIMTAGSYGNCVRLLFPLVITDEQLAEAFEVLEEGLKGLEP, encoded by the coding sequence ATGGCCCGGCGCAGGGCCGCCGTCGCGCGGGGACCGTTCCACGGGACCCCCGTCTTCGTCGACCACGCGCACGGCGCCTTGATCACGGACGTGGACGGCAACGTGCTGATCGACCTCGCGGCGGGCATCGGCGTGGTGAATAGCGGCCACACGCCGGAGGCCCTCGTCGAAGCGATCGGCGACCAGGCTGGGAAGCTGATCCACGGGAGCTTCAACGTCACGCCGTACGAGGGGTACGTCGCGCTGTGCGAGAAGCTCAACGGCCTCGCTCCGGGGAGGTTCGCGAAGAAGTCCTTTTTGGCGAACAGCGGAGCGGAAGCGGTGGAGAACGCGATAAAGATCGCTCGGGCTCATACGGGCCGACCGTCCGTCATCGCCTTTGAACATGCGTTTCACGGAAGAACGTACATGGCGATGACGTTGACGGCGAAAGAGAAGCCCTATAAAACCGGCTTTGCGCCTTTTAACGGCAACGTCTTGAGGGCTCCTTATCCCTACCCTTATCACGACGTCACGGCGGAGACGGCTTTTAAGGCATTTACCGACCTCGTGGAGAAGGAGAAAGCCTCGAACGCGGCGGCCGTCATCATAGAACCCGTCCTCGGCGAAGGAGGATTCATACCGGCGCCGAAGGAATTTCTGGCGAATCTTTCCTCGTTCTGCGCCCAAAACGGCATCGTATTGATCGCCGACGAGATCCAATGCGGCTTCGGCCGCACCGGAACCTTATTCGCGTCCGAGCAGCTCGATTTCGCCCCCGATCTCATCCTGACCGCCAAGGGTCTCGGCGGCGGCATGCCGGTCTCGGCGGTGACGGGACGCGCCGAGATCATGGACGCCCCGATCGAGGGCGGCATCGGCGGCACGTTCGGCGGCAACCCCGTGGCGGTCGCCTCGGCGCTCGCCGTGATCGGCCTGATGGAGGACCCGGCGTTCCTGCCCCGCGTCCAGGCGCTCGGCCGGTCCGTGCTCGAGACCTTGTCCTCCTGGAAGGAGGAATATCCCGTCGTCGGCGACGTGCGCGGCCTCGGGCCGATGCTCGCCTTCGAGCTCGTCAAGAACCGCTCCGCCAAGGAGCCCTTCGCCGACGGGGCGAAGGCCCTCGTCAAGCGCTGCTACGAGCGCGGCGTCGTGATCATGACGGCGGGCTCCTACGGCAACTGCGTGCGCCTGCTCTTCCCGCTCGTGATCACCGACGAGCAGCTGGCCGAGGCGTTCGAGGTCCTCGAAGAAGGCCTGAAGGGCCTCGAGCCTTAA
- a CDS encoding TonB-dependent receptor translates to MKPARPPRRLDLAALLLAALARAAPGEEIQSLKRLSLEELLDVPITVASGLSERPSGAPWSAHVVTEETIRARGYATLLDLLEDVPQFEIQHKDSETRRNIVSVRGLFGNERLLILYDGVRVTPPSGDIYALSTQFSLRSAKRVEIVVGPMSALYGPDAFSGAINIVTKKGGELEGARLSGGGGSYGTSDVSASGGISFLRGAEFSAAAHRYASDEPFLPSRYPGDFAAAPPIPARPYEAGTGSLFFHGRLNLGLLETGYLRMDESHSSATGVKPEFSLYDKDARFLTVYDTFYAKHSFLTDDESWKLDTHAAFHSYEIDPKSRFINSFSNFRDAYKYAYDRTFEFREQVAYRLAAESSLVAGISYEDHSSLAYSSDLDRPFDTGRSAPSQGFLYPGSDVVDLNGKPLGIPVDFHYLQYQNIGAFVQLGLKQERASVTLGARFDHNTRYGDAANPRIGAVFEPVERLTLKANYGEAFVAPSPFRTHGHFGSFTPTTNGLGQITGLQSFFFTLPNPGLRPEKLREWDAGVSYRFTEAVWGNLNGYYTEVTHLIQDDVVSGPGVFKGWPVAAIANSVNRGFSRTYGGTARIDALAHAGAWSFKPNAAYTCSAGSVDGGVLAYSARHSVQAGLEAGRGKLTMYPRVIYRSRTYSATKDPQGGLQSAAPYALVNVHVRYKDIVTTPFRLSSYIGVTNLFDLRYRNAAFTAGSVGFPAVPQDPLRVAGGLELEF, encoded by the coding sequence ATGAAGCCAGCCCGGCCCCCCCGCCGCCTCGATCTCGCCGCGCTCCTGCTGGCGGCGCTCGCCCGGGCGGCCCCCGGCGAGGAGATCCAGAGCCTCAAGCGGCTCAGTCTCGAGGAGCTTCTCGACGTCCCGATCACGGTCGCCTCGGGATTATCCGAGCGGCCCTCCGGCGCGCCATGGAGCGCGCACGTCGTGACGGAGGAGACGATCCGCGCCCGCGGCTACGCCACGCTGCTCGACCTGCTCGAGGACGTGCCTCAGTTCGAGATCCAGCACAAGGACTCGGAGACCCGCCGGAACATCGTCAGCGTCCGCGGCCTCTTCGGCAACGAGCGCCTGCTCATCCTCTACGACGGCGTCCGCGTCACGCCCCCGTCCGGGGACATCTACGCGCTGAGCACGCAGTTCTCCCTGCGCAGCGCCAAGCGCGTGGAGATCGTCGTGGGCCCGATGTCGGCGCTTTACGGCCCCGATGCCTTCAGCGGCGCGATCAACATCGTCACGAAGAAGGGCGGAGAGCTCGAAGGGGCCCGCCTCTCGGGCGGGGGCGGATCCTACGGGACGTCGGACGTCTCGGCGTCGGGGGGGATCTCGTTCCTGCGCGGCGCGGAGTTCTCCGCGGCCGCCCACCGCTACGCGTCGGACGAGCCGTTCCTGCCGAGCCGCTACCCCGGCGATTTCGCCGCGGCGCCGCCGATCCCCGCGCGCCCCTACGAGGCAGGCACCGGCTCCCTGTTCTTCCACGGCCGTCTCAATCTGGGCCTCCTCGAGACGGGCTACCTGCGCATGGACGAGTCGCATTCATCGGCCACGGGCGTCAAGCCCGAGTTCTCGCTTTATGACAAGGACGCCCGGTTCCTGACCGTCTACGACACCTTCTACGCCAAGCACTCCTTTCTCACCGACGACGAAAGTTGGAAGCTCGACACCCACGCCGCCTTCCACTCCTACGAGATCGACCCCAAGAGCCGTTTCATCAACTCCTTTTCGAATTTTCGGGACGCCTACAAGTACGCCTACGACCGGACGTTCGAGTTCCGGGAGCAGGTCGCCTACCGGCTCGCGGCCGAATCTTCCCTGGTCGCGGGGATCAGCTACGAGGATCATTCGTCCCTCGCCTATTCGTCCGACCTCGATCGCCCCTTCGACACCGGCCGAAGCGCGCCATCCCAGGGTTTCCTCTATCCCGGCTCCGACGTCGTAGACCTCAACGGGAAGCCCTTGGGAATCCCGGTGGATTTCCATTATCTCCAATATCAGAACATAGGCGCCTTCGTCCAGCTGGGGCTCAAGCAGGAGCGCGCGAGCGTCACGCTCGGGGCGCGCTTCGACCACAACACGCGCTACGGCGACGCCGCCAATCCGCGCATCGGCGCCGTCTTCGAGCCCGTCGAGAGGCTCACGCTCAAGGCCAACTACGGCGAGGCCTTCGTGGCCCCCTCCCCTTTCCGTACGCACGGCCACTTCGGATCCTTCACGCCGACGACCAACGGCCTCGGCCAGATCACCGGCCTGCAGAGCTTCTTCTTCACCTTGCCCAACCCCGGCCTGCGGCCCGAGAAGCTGAGGGAATGGGACGCCGGCGTTTCGTACCGCTTCACCGAGGCGGTCTGGGGAAATCTCAACGGATACTACACGGAGGTCACGCACCTGATCCAGGACGACGTCGTCTCGGGACCCGGCGTCTTCAAGGGCTGGCCCGTCGCCGCGATCGCGAACTCCGTCAACCGCGGCTTCTCGCGGACCTACGGAGGGACGGCACGCATCGACGCGCTGGCGCACGCGGGCGCCTGGTCCTTCAAGCCCAACGCGGCCTACACCTGCTCAGCGGGCAGCGTGGACGGAGGCGTCCTGGCCTACAGCGCCAGACACTCGGTTCAGGCGGGCCTCGAGGCGGGGCGCGGCAAGCTGACCATGTACCCCCGCGTGATCTATCGCAGCCGCACCTACAGCGCGACAAAAGATCCCCAGGGCGGCCTGCAGAGCGCCGCCCCCTACGCGCTCGTCAACGTCCACGTCCGATACAAGGATATCGTCACGACGCCGTTCCGCCTGTCCTCGTACATCGGCGTCACCAACCTCTTCGACCTGCGCTACCGCAACGCCGCATTCACCGCCGGCTCGGTGGGCTTCCCCGCGGTCCCGCAGGACCCTCTCCGCGTCGCCGGCGGCCTGGAGCTGGAGTTCTGA
- a CDS encoding YfiR family protein: protein MAPRLLLTVILALPAAAAAPPIAAAEVKAVFLYNFTKFVEWPPESFPSPRSPIVIGVLGSDPFGAVLDQTVAGETVNGRPIEIRRFARFADLLPCHILFISASQEERVPVILSRLRRTATLTVADMDGFATRGGAIELRVEGGRMRFEISREAVDDAGLRVSARLLNLASAVRPRRS, encoded by the coding sequence ATGGCTCCGCGCCTTCTGCTGACGGTGATCCTGGCGCTGCCCGCCGCGGCCGCGGCCCCGCCGATCGCGGCGGCCGAGGTGAAGGCGGTCTTCCTTTACAATTTCACGAAGTTCGTCGAATGGCCGCCCGAGTCCTTCCCGTCTCCGCGGTCGCCCATCGTCATCGGCGTGCTGGGCTCCGACCCTTTCGGCGCCGTCCTGGACCAAACCGTCGCCGGCGAAACCGTCAACGGCCGGCCCATCGAGATCCGGCGCTTCGCGCGTTTCGCGGACCTGCTGCCGTGCCACATCCTCTTCATCTCGGCTTCCCAGGAAGAGCGCGTGCCGGTGATCCTCAGCCGCCTGCGCCGAACGGCGACTTTGACCGTCGCGGACATGGATGGATTCGCGACGCGCGGCGGGGCCATCGAGCTCCGGGTCGAGGGCGGCCGGATGCGCTTTGAGATCAGCCGGGAGGCGGTGGACGACGCCGGCCTCAGGGTGAGCGCACGCCTCCTCAACCTGGCCAGCGCCGTCCGCCCGAGGCGCTCATGA
- a CDS encoding PAS domain S-box protein has protein sequence MRRRFAGLKLGTKLLMVITGTSVLALSLACAGFIAYEISAFRARAGRDMDLRAAMLGAGGAPALAFSDEKDAMETLAILRADPYAAAAQFYASDGSLFASYVREDGRGGPPPRPASDGHVFSWERQTTASGVYLAGRRIGTVVLTRDLGEMRRSLAAVLSISLVLLLGSSLTALALAARLQRVISEPILDLTRAAEAIAEQGDYSSRVAARGGDELGVLVAAFNEMLTQIQRRDAALRDSRQRLALLVESTPLGVIVWDPDFRVLEWNPAAERIFGYPPGEASGKEGTFILSERTWTTQVKAVWEDLLARRGGSRFTNENVAKDGRTIICDWYNTPLVGAGDKVIAVASMVDDVTERKRAQDELRSLTDQLERRVAERTAELLALNKELETFCYSVSHDLRAPLRAINGFSSLLLANYSGRLDAEGKDHLARTAAAARRMSEIIDDLLDLSRVTRTAMRPVPVDLGALARDIAGQLQAREPERRVDVVIDAGAPALGDPSLLRLLLENLLSNAWKFTSRTAAPRVEVRARREGGRTVYSVRDNGAGFDPAYADKLFKPFSRLHTEGEFAGTGVGLATAARIIERHGGRIWAEGAVGLGAAFHFILPET, from the coding sequence ATGAGACGGCGCTTCGCGGGCCTGAAGCTCGGAACGAAGCTTCTGATGGTCATCACCGGCACCAGCGTGCTCGCCCTGTCGCTGGCCTGCGCGGGCTTCATCGCCTACGAGATCTCCGCCTTCCGCGCCCGCGCCGGACGGGACATGGACCTGCGGGCGGCGATGCTCGGCGCCGGCGGCGCTCCCGCCCTGGCCTTCTCGGACGAGAAGGACGCGATGGAAACGCTCGCCATTCTTCGGGCCGATCCGTACGCGGCCGCGGCCCAGTTCTACGCGAGCGACGGGAGCCTTTTCGCCTCCTACGTCCGCGAGGACGGGCGCGGGGGTCCGCCTCCGCGGCCGGCGAGCGACGGCCACGTTTTCTCATGGGAGCGCCAGACGACCGCCTCGGGAGTCTACCTGGCGGGCCGGCGCATCGGGACGGTGGTCTTGACGAGAGACCTCGGCGAGATGCGTCGCAGCCTGGCCGCCGTCCTCAGCATCTCGCTCGTGCTGCTCCTCGGCTCCTCGCTCACCGCGCTGGCGCTCGCGGCCCGGCTGCAGCGCGTGATATCGGAGCCGATCCTCGACCTGACGCGCGCGGCCGAGGCGATCGCCGAGCAGGGCGACTATTCGTCCCGCGTGGCGGCGCGCGGAGGCGACGAACTCGGCGTCCTCGTCGCCGCCTTCAACGAGATGCTCACCCAGATCCAACGGCGAGACGCGGCCCTGCGCGATTCGCGGCAGCGGCTGGCCCTCCTGGTCGAGTCGACGCCTCTCGGCGTCATCGTGTGGGACCCCGACTTCCGCGTCCTCGAATGGAACCCGGCCGCCGAGAGGATCTTCGGCTACCCGCCCGGGGAAGCGAGTGGAAAAGAGGGCACGTTCATCTTGAGCGAGCGCACGTGGACCACTCAGGTCAAGGCCGTTTGGGAGGATCTGCTGGCGCGGCGCGGCGGCTCGCGATTCACCAACGAAAACGTCGCCAAGGACGGACGGACCATCATCTGCGACTGGTACAACACGCCCTTGGTGGGCGCCGGGGACAAGGTGATCGCCGTCGCCTCCATGGTCGACGACGTCACCGAGCGCAAGCGAGCCCAGGACGAGCTCCGCAGCCTCACCGACCAGCTGGAGCGGCGGGTCGCGGAACGCACGGCCGAGCTTCTCGCCCTCAACAAGGAGCTCGAGACGTTCTGTTATTCCGTCTCTCACGACCTGCGCGCGCCCCTGCGCGCGATCAACGGCTTCAGCAGCCTGCTGCTCGCCAATTACTCGGGCCGGCTCGATGCCGAAGGAAAAGACCACCTCGCGCGCACCGCCGCGGCCGCCCGCCGCATGTCGGAGATCATCGACGACCTGCTCGATCTCTCTCGCGTCACGCGCACCGCGATGAGGCCGGTCCCCGTCGACCTCGGCGCGCTCGCCCGCGACATCGCGGGCCAGCTGCAGGCGCGCGAGCCCGAGAGGCGGGTGGACGTCGTCATCGACGCGGGCGCGCCGGCCTTGGGCGACCCGAGCCTGCTGCGCCTGCTGCTCGAGAATCTGCTGTCCAACGCGTGGAAATTCACCTCGCGAACGGCCGCGCCCCGCGTCGAAGTGCGCGCCCGGCGGGAGGGCGGGCGCACGGTCTACTCGGTGCGCGACAACGGCGCGGGCTTCGACCCGGCCTACGCCGACAAGCTCTTCAAGCCCTTCTCGCGCCTCCATACCGAGGGCGAATTCGCCGGAACGGGCGTCGGCCTGGCCACCGCCGCGCGCATCATCGAGCGCCACGGGGGCCGGATCTGGGCGGAAGGCGCGGTCGGCCTCGGCGCCGCGTTCCATTTCATCCTGCCGGAAACCTGA